A region from the Acuticoccus sediminis genome encodes:
- a CDS encoding DUF2065 domain-containing protein: MSDLVSAIGLVLVLEGALYALAPGTMRDMMTKLTTTPDDVLRMAGLVAAAVGVLVVWIVRAA; this comes from the coding sequence GTGAGCGATCTGGTCAGCGCGATCGGACTCGTGCTGGTGCTGGAAGGCGCTTTGTACGCTCTGGCTCCCGGCACGATGCGTGACATGATGACCAAGCTGACGACGACCCCGGACGATGTATTACGGATGGCCGGGCTCGTCGCGGCAGCGGTCGGGGTGCTTGTTGTGTGGATCGTACGGGCCGCGTAG
- a CDS encoding Do family serine endopeptidase: protein MSLITRRLCAAFTGAMLAISPLAITTDAALAQEQHGPRSVADLAESLLNSVVNVSTTERIVAERSTPIPDGDGEEGDGDAEEPYRDFFEDFFGEDGPPQRRAQSMGSGFVISADGFVVTNNHVIKDAEAVVVNFADGTVLDATIVGRDPKTDIALLKVEPETPLKPLDFADTERLRVGDWVMAIGNPFGLGGTVTIGIVSARNRNLRSGPYDNFIQTDAAINQGNSGGPLFNMDGDVVGINTAIISRSGGSVGIGFAIPAEIATAVIDQLRQYGETRRGWLGVRLQKVTPELATSLGLEKPHGAFVAGVTAEGPAETAGLRTGDVVLRYDGHEIQEMRQLPLLVAQTEIGRAVDLGVQRDGEEITVSVEIGLLAEDEARAAAAAAAAEPEPQAEEAPTTEDPVVADPDTTPKVTLLGMGLSAITDELRSTYKIDADVKGVLVVDIEEGSLAAEKRITAGDVIIEVGQKPVSSPQDVAEQIEALKEKNRNTALLTLSSANGALRFTALRIEQ, encoded by the coding sequence ATGAGTCTGATCACCCGTCGATTGTGTGCCGCGTTCACCGGCGCGATGTTGGCGATCTCCCCGTTGGCCATCACGACCGACGCGGCGCTGGCGCAGGAGCAGCACGGTCCCCGCTCGGTCGCGGACCTTGCAGAGTCGCTGCTCAATTCGGTGGTCAACGTGTCGACCACGGAGCGCATCGTCGCCGAGCGCTCCACCCCCATCCCCGACGGTGACGGCGAGGAGGGCGACGGCGACGCCGAGGAGCCCTACCGGGACTTCTTCGAGGACTTCTTCGGTGAGGACGGCCCGCCGCAGCGCCGGGCGCAGTCGATGGGATCGGGCTTCGTGATCTCCGCCGACGGCTTCGTCGTCACCAACAACCACGTCATCAAGGACGCCGAGGCGGTGGTGGTGAACTTCGCCGACGGCACAGTGCTGGACGCGACCATCGTCGGTCGCGACCCCAAGACCGACATCGCGCTCCTCAAGGTGGAGCCCGAGACGCCGTTGAAGCCGCTCGACTTCGCCGACACGGAGCGGCTGCGGGTCGGCGACTGGGTGATGGCGATCGGCAACCCGTTCGGCCTCGGCGGGACGGTGACGATCGGCATCGTCTCGGCGCGGAACCGGAACCTTCGATCCGGCCCGTACGACAACTTCATCCAGACCGACGCGGCCATCAACCAGGGCAACTCCGGCGGCCCGCTGTTCAACATGGACGGCGACGTGGTGGGCATCAACACCGCGATCATCTCCCGCTCCGGCGGCTCGGTTGGCATCGGCTTCGCCATCCCGGCGGAGATCGCGACCGCGGTGATCGACCAGCTTCGCCAGTACGGCGAGACGCGCCGCGGCTGGCTCGGCGTGCGCCTGCAGAAGGTGACGCCGGAGCTCGCGACGAGCCTCGGGCTCGAAAAGCCGCATGGGGCGTTCGTCGCCGGCGTGACGGCGGAGGGACCGGCCGAGACGGCCGGTCTGCGCACCGGCGACGTCGTGCTGCGCTATGACGGTCACGAGATCCAGGAGATGCGCCAGCTCCCGCTGCTGGTGGCGCAGACGGAGATCGGCCGCGCGGTCGACCTCGGCGTCCAGCGCGACGGCGAGGAGATCACCGTTTCGGTCGAAATCGGCCTGCTCGCCGAGGACGAGGCGCGCGCCGCGGCCGCCGCTGCTGCCGCCGAACCCGAGCCGCAGGCCGAGGAGGCGCCGACGACCGAGGACCCGGTCGTTGCCGATCCCGACACGACCCCGAAGGTGACGCTGCTCGGCATGGGCCTCTCGGCGATCACCGACGAGCTCCGGTCGACCTACAAGATCGACGCCGACGTCAAGGGCGTGCTGGTGGTCGACATCGAGGAGGGAAGCCTCGCGGCCGAGAAGCGGATCACCGCGGGCGACGTGATCATCGAGGTCGGACAGAAGCCCGTGAGCTCGCCGCAGGACGTCGCCGAGCAGATCGAGGCCCTCAAGGAGAAGAACCGCAACACCGCGCTTCTCACGCTCTCCAGCGCCAACGGCGCCCTGCGCTTCACCGCGCTGAGGATCGAACAGTAA
- a CDS encoding SPFH domain-containing protein, translating into MRAGLIAFVIVVILAVVAALNSLFIINPTQQALVLQFGQVKNTIREPGLNVKVPFIQDVLILDKRNLDLNVPAQEIIAADQKRLVVDAFMRYRIRNPVEFYQTVNNVNEGAQRLSTFVQASLRAVLADATFQDIVRDNRPELMRRIAADVADRAQAIGVEVVDVKIRRADLPEANSEAIFRRMKTEREQEAREIRARGAEAARRIEAAADRTATVLRAEARRQSEQIRGEGDARKSAIFAAAYTLDPNFFDFYRSMQAYETGLRSQGTRLVLSPNAEFFRFFADPAGRPSGLIGSRQAAGGAAPDAAPAEEAPDDQAAAETGSVLTDAPSGADPEAVREEIKELSGGLTHVDPAAVGTLPATTGDVGTALQQADQAIQQAEPEQGATEAAVDISVPQPSGTASEAATPGAGEAIPQEDIPAMSEPDDSASSAGSTPTDDTTGSGTAAAGGSDASDANVTAPAGDSGGANGTVDGAGETNAQQ; encoded by the coding sequence ATGCGCGCCGGTCTCATTGCATTCGTCATCGTCGTCATTCTGGCGGTGGTGGCGGCGCTCAACTCGCTCTTCATCATCAACCCGACCCAGCAGGCGCTCGTCCTGCAGTTCGGCCAGGTGAAGAACACGATCCGCGAGCCGGGCCTCAACGTGAAGGTGCCGTTCATCCAGGACGTCCTGATCCTGGACAAGCGCAACCTCGACCTGAACGTTCCCGCGCAGGAAATCATCGCCGCCGACCAGAAGCGCCTCGTGGTGGACGCGTTCATGCGCTACCGCATCCGCAACCCGGTCGAGTTCTACCAGACGGTGAACAACGTCAACGAAGGTGCCCAGCGCCTCAGCACGTTCGTTCAGGCCTCGCTGCGCGCCGTCCTCGCCGATGCGACCTTCCAGGACATCGTGCGTGACAACCGTCCGGAGCTGATGCGCCGCATCGCGGCGGACGTCGCGGACCGCGCCCAGGCGATCGGCGTCGAGGTGGTGGACGTGAAGATCCGCCGTGCGGACCTTCCGGAGGCCAACTCCGAGGCGATCTTCCGCCGGATGAAGACCGAGCGCGAGCAGGAAGCCCGCGAGATCCGCGCCCGCGGTGCCGAGGCGGCCCGCCGCATCGAGGCGGCCGCCGACCGTACCGCGACGGTGCTGCGCGCCGAAGCGCGGCGCCAGTCGGAGCAGATCCGGGGTGAGGGTGACGCGCGCAAGAGCGCCATCTTCGCGGCGGCCTACACGCTCGACCCGAACTTCTTCGACTTCTACCGCTCGATGCAGGCCTACGAGACCGGCCTGCGCTCGCAGGGCACGCGTCTCGTGCTGTCGCCGAACGCGGAGTTCTTCCGCTTCTTCGCCGATCCGGCCGGCCGTCCGAGCGGACTGATCGGGTCGCGGCAGGCCGCGGGCGGCGCCGCCCCCGATGCCGCGCCGGCCGAAGAGGCGCCTGATGACCAGGCCGCCGCCGAGACCGGTTCGGTCCTCACCGACGCGCCTTCGGGCGCCGACCCCGAGGCCGTGCGCGAGGAGATCAAGGAGCTGTCCGGCGGTCTGACCCACGTCGATCCCGCCGCCGTCGGCACGCTGCCGGCGACGACCGGCGACGTCGGCACCGCTCTCCAGCAGGCGGATCAGGCGATCCAGCAGGCGGAGCCGGAGCAGGGCGCGACGGAAGCCGCGGTCGACATCTCGGTGCCCCAGCCGTCGGGCACGGCGAGCGAGGCGGCCACCCCCGGTGCCGGCGAGGCGATCCCGCAGGAGGACATCCCGGCGATGTCCGAGCCGGACGACAGCGCGTCCTCCGCCGGGTCGACGCCGACCGACGACACGACCGGATCGGGGACGGCAGCGGCCGGCGGCAGCGATGCCTCTGACGCGAATGTGACCGCTCCGGCCGGTGACAGTGGCGGGGCGAATGGCACTGTCGACGGGGCTGGTGAGACCAACGCTCAGCAGTGA
- a CDS encoding dihydrofolate reductase, whose product MSIIMVAAVGRNGVIGKGGDLPWDIPSDRKHFKALTVGRTVIMGRRTYEELGKPLPQRRNLVVTSRAIDGVETFPSLDAALAAAEGPVALIGGNAIYAEGMAHADTIHITRVHGEPEGDTVFPTIDTARFRLAETAPGERGPRDEYGFDFETYVRLPKSA is encoded by the coding sequence TTGAGCATCATCATGGTGGCCGCGGTCGGCCGCAACGGCGTGATCGGCAAGGGCGGGGACCTTCCCTGGGACATCCCCTCGGATCGCAAGCATTTCAAGGCACTGACGGTCGGGCGGACGGTCATCATGGGCCGGCGGACGTACGAGGAACTCGGTAAGCCGTTGCCGCAGCGGCGCAATCTGGTGGTGACGTCGCGGGCCATCGACGGTGTCGAGACCTTCCCCTCGCTGGACGCCGCGCTCGCCGCGGCGGAGGGGCCGGTGGCGCTGATCGGCGGCAACGCGATCTACGCCGAGGGCATGGCCCACGCCGACACGATCCACATCACCCGCGTCCATGGCGAGCCGGAGGGCGACACCGTGTTTCCGACGATCGACACCGCGCGCTTCCGTCTCGCCGAGACGGCGCCGGGCGAGCGCGGCCCGCGCGACGAGTATGGCTTCGACTTCGAGACCTACGTAAGGTTGCCGAAATCGGCTTGA
- the phnC gene encoding phosphonate ABC transporter ATP-binding protein, whose protein sequence is MADVRVEELSKSFSGQKALNAVSLSVEAGEMVALIGASGSGKSTLIRHIAGLVRGDARGGLVRIGERTMQHNGRLSADAKTIRRGVGVIFQQFNLVNRLAVITNVLVGVLGHVPQWRGTLGLFTRAEKQAALVALDRVGIAHTAHRRASTLSGGQQQRAAIARALVQKAKVILADEPIASLDPASAKKVMETLATINRDEGITVLVSLHQVEYARRYCPRTIALRDGAVAFDGPSTALTSDFLKELYGEASEELVLPDAPFQPHASREGILHGPKLATA, encoded by the coding sequence ATGGCGGACGTTCGCGTCGAAGAGTTGTCGAAGTCGTTCAGCGGCCAGAAGGCCCTGAACGCCGTCTCGTTGTCGGTCGAGGCGGGCGAGATGGTCGCGCTGATCGGCGCGTCCGGCTCCGGAAAGTCGACGCTGATCCGGCACATCGCCGGGCTCGTCCGCGGCGATGCCCGGGGCGGGCTGGTGCGGATCGGCGAGCGCACGATGCAGCACAACGGCCGCCTCTCCGCCGACGCGAAGACGATCCGCCGCGGTGTCGGTGTGATCTTCCAGCAGTTCAACCTGGTGAACCGCCTCGCGGTGATCACCAACGTCCTCGTCGGCGTGCTCGGCCATGTGCCGCAGTGGCGCGGGACGCTCGGCCTCTTCACCCGGGCGGAGAAGCAGGCCGCGCTCGTGGCGCTCGACCGCGTCGGCATCGCCCACACGGCCCACCGGCGCGCCTCGACGCTCTCCGGCGGCCAGCAGCAGCGCGCCGCCATCGCCCGGGCCCTGGTCCAGAAGGCGAAGGTGATCCTCGCCGACGAGCCGATCGCCTCGCTCGATCCGGCCTCGGCGAAGAAGGTCATGGAGACCCTTGCCACCATCAACCGCGACGAGGGCATCACCGTCCTCGTCTCGCTTCACCAGGTGGAGTATGCGCGGCGCTACTGCCCGCGCACGATCGCGCTGCGGGACGGGGCGGTCGCCTTCGACGGCCCCTCCACGGCGCTGACCTCCGACTTCCTGAAAGAGCTTTACGGCGAGGCGTCCGAGGAGCTGGTGCTGCCCGACGCACCCTTCCAGCCGCACGCCTCACGCGAAGGGATCCTGCACGGCCCGAAGCTGGCCACCGCCTGA
- the phnD gene encoding phosphonate ABC transporter substrate-binding protein, translated as MRRSTMNIVKTLGAAALSFAIAAPAVAQEVTEINFGIISTESQQNLRKQWEPFLSDMEAAIGMPVNPFFASDYAGVIEGMRFGKVQVAWFGNKSAMEAVDRSDGEIFVQTVDAAGNPGYWSLILAPKDSPLNSLDDLLKCDQSLNFGLGDPNSTSGFLVPTTFVFAANGVDPKACFKNVTNANHETNAMAVANGQVDAAANNTENLARIEANNPKAFEKIKIIWKSPLIPSDPIVWRKDLPADVKEKIKTFFLTYGTEDSAGDVAEEKAVLEGLAWAPFRASNNDQLLPIRVMEIAKEQAKIQADDKLSDEEKAAKVEALEAQKKEFQAQIDANAQQG; from the coding sequence ATGAGGAGAAGCACGATGAACATCGTCAAGACGCTTGGCGCGGCGGCCCTGTCGTTCGCGATCGCGGCGCCCGCCGTGGCGCAAGAGGTGACCGAGATCAACTTCGGCATCATCTCCACCGAGTCGCAGCAGAACCTGCGCAAGCAGTGGGAGCCGTTCCTGTCGGACATGGAAGCGGCGATCGGCATGCCCGTGAACCCGTTCTTCGCGTCCGACTATGCCGGCGTCATCGAGGGCATGCGCTTCGGCAAGGTGCAGGTCGCCTGGTTCGGCAACAAGTCGGCGATGGAAGCCGTCGACCGTTCGGACGGCGAGATCTTCGTCCAGACCGTCGATGCGGCCGGCAACCCCGGCTACTGGTCGCTGATCCTCGCCCCGAAGGATTCGCCGCTCAACTCGCTCGACGATCTCCTGAAGTGCGACCAGTCGCTGAACTTCGGCCTCGGTGACCCGAACTCCACCTCCGGCTTCCTCGTCCCGACGACCTTCGTGTTCGCGGCCAACGGCGTCGACCCGAAGGCGTGCTTCAAGAACGTGACGAACGCCAACCACGAGACGAACGCCATGGCCGTCGCCAACGGCCAGGTCGACGCGGCGGCGAACAACACCGAGAACCTCGCCCGCATCGAGGCCAACAACCCCAAGGCCTTCGAGAAGATCAAGATCATCTGGAAGTCGCCGCTGATCCCCTCCGACCCGATCGTGTGGCGCAAGGACCTGCCGGCCGACGTGAAGGAGAAGATCAAGACCTTCTTCCTGACCTACGGCACCGAGGATTCCGCCGGTGACGTCGCCGAGGAGAAGGCCGTGCTCGAGGGTCTCGCCTGGGCGCCCTTCCGCGCCTCCAACAACGACCAGCTCCTGCCGATCCGCGTGATGGAGATCGCCAAGGAGCAGGCCAAGATCCAGGCCGACGACAAGCTCTCCGACGAGGAGAA
- a CDS encoding secondary thiamine-phosphate synthase enzyme YjbQ — protein sequence MIHVETLGEAAVGRVVHGRIDVATRGPGFTDVTAALRSFLRDNALGDGLLNAFVSHTTASLTVQENADPDVQTDLLDALDRLAPRNRPYVHSLEGTDDMPGHIKAMLSDTAVTIAVAAGRLRLGTWQALYLIEHRDGGRHRSIDLTYVGR from the coding sequence TTGATCCACGTCGAGACTCTGGGAGAGGCCGCGGTCGGCCGGGTCGTCCACGGCCGCATCGACGTCGCGACCCGCGGCCCGGGCTTCACGGACGTCACCGCCGCGCTGCGCAGCTTCCTGCGCGACAACGCGCTCGGCGACGGATTGCTCAACGCGTTCGTCTCCCACACCACCGCGTCGCTCACCGTGCAGGAAAATGCCGATCCCGACGTCCAGACCGACCTTCTGGACGCGCTCGACCGCCTCGCCCCCCGCAACCGGCCCTACGTCCACAGCCTCGAAGGCACGGACGACATGCCGGGCCATATCAAGGCGATGCTGTCGGATACGGCGGTGACGATCGCAGTCGCCGCCGGCCGCCTGCGGCTCGGCACCTGGCAGGCACTTTACCTCATCGAGCACCGGGACGGCGGGCGGCACCGCTCGATCGATCTCACTTATGTTGGACGATAA
- the hflK gene encoding FtsH protease activity modulator HflK, producing the protein MPWNNQSGGGKGGGPWGGGDGPWGNGPNRPNNPWGNGPNRGGGQDPQNSPDLEELLRRSQERLKRVFPKKGGGGGPSGGGGGPSLGGIGARGVALAAIVVAVIYGLTGFYTVRPGEVGVELVLGRHVGNTMPGLRYNVPYPFGEVYTPDVLRIRELVIGTRGSGRGSTVDMPAESLMLTGDENIVDIDFKVQWQVDRDHPANFLFNIEDPEGTVKQVAESAMREVVGRRNIQPILTQERQQIQLAVQELMQQTLDQYDAGIDVTQVQMQKVDPPEQVIDAFRDVQAARADQETAQNRADAYANEVVPQARGEAAKIVEDAQAYRDQVVAEATGQADRFLSVYEEYAKAPDVTRQRIYLETLERVFSDTDKIIIDESAGNGVVPFLPLDRMSQSASGNTTQSQGNR; encoded by the coding sequence ATGCCCTGGAACAACCAGTCGGGCGGCGGTAAGGGCGGTGGACCCTGGGGAGGCGGCGATGGCCCGTGGGGCAACGGACCGAACCGTCCCAACAACCCGTGGGGCAACGGACCGAACCGTGGCGGCGGACAGGATCCGCAGAATTCGCCCGACCTCGAGGAGCTGCTCCGCCGCAGCCAGGAACGCCTGAAGCGCGTCTTCCCGAAGAAGGGCGGCGGCGGTGGCCCGTCCGGCGGTGGCGGCGGTCCGTCGCTGGGCGGCATCGGCGCGCGCGGCGTGGCGCTGGCGGCGATCGTCGTCGCGGTGATCTACGGCCTCACCGGCTTCTACACGGTGCGTCCGGGCGAGGTGGGCGTCGAGCTGGTGCTCGGCCGGCATGTGGGCAACACCATGCCGGGCCTGCGGTACAATGTCCCGTACCCGTTCGGCGAGGTCTACACGCCCGACGTCCTGCGTATCCGCGAGCTGGTGATCGGCACGCGCGGCAGCGGCCGCGGCTCGACCGTCGACATGCCGGCCGAGAGCCTGATGCTGACCGGCGACGAGAACATCGTCGACATCGACTTCAAGGTTCAGTGGCAGGTCGACCGCGATCATCCGGCCAATTTCCTATTCAACATCGAAGACCCTGAAGGCACGGTGAAGCAGGTCGCCGAGAGCGCGATGCGCGAGGTCGTCGGTCGGCGGAACATCCAGCCGATCCTGACCCAGGAGCGACAGCAGATTCAGCTCGCCGTGCAGGAGCTGATGCAACAGACCCTCGACCAGTACGACGCCGGCATCGACGTCACCCAGGTGCAGATGCAGAAGGTGGACCCGCCCGAGCAGGTCATCGACGCGTTCCGTGACGTCCAGGCCGCCCGCGCGGACCAGGAGACGGCGCAGAACCGTGCCGACGCCTACGCCAACGAAGTGGTGCCGCAGGCCCGCGGTGAGGCGGCCAAGATCGTCGAGGACGCCCAGGCCTACCGCGACCAGGTCGTCGCCGAGGCGACCGGTCAGGCCGACCGCTTCCTCTCGGTCTACGAAGAGTACGCCAAGGCGCCGGACGTTACCCGCCAGCGCATCTACCTCGAGACGCTGGAGCGCGTCTTCTCCGACACCGACAAGATCATCATCGACGAGTCGGCCGGCAACGGCGTGGTGCCCTTCCTCCCGCTCGACCGCATGAGCCAGAGCGCGTCGGGCAATACGACCCAGAGCCAGGGGAACCGTTGA